The Prinia subflava isolate CZ2003 ecotype Zambia chromosome 5, Cam_Psub_1.2, whole genome shotgun sequence genome window below encodes:
- the LOC134551043 gene encoding serum amyloid A protein-like translates to MRLWVCIVLLSTVLCASADRPAIVQGMIRAGQFVRDAAGGSWDMLRAYRDMREANYRGADKYFHARGNYDAARRGPGGAWAARVISDARENWQSSVSGRGAEDTRLDQEANAWGRSGGDPNRYRPRGLPSKY, encoded by the exons ATGAGGCTCTGGGTCTGCATTGTGTTGCTCTCCACTGTTCTGTGTGCAAGTGCCGACAGACCAGCAATAGTCCAAGGAATGATCCGAGCTGGACAATTTGTCCGGGATGCAGCGGGAG ggTCATGGGATATGCTGAGAGCATACCGGGACATGCGCGAGGCAAATTACAGAGGTGCCGACAAGTATTTCCACGCCCGTGGGAATTATGATGCTGCCCGGAGAGGACCTGGTGGTGCTTGGGCAGCCAGAGTGATCAG CGACGCCCGGGAGAACTGGCAGAGCAGCGTGAGCGGCAGAGGCGCCGAGGACACTCGCTTAGACCAGGAGGCGAACGCGTGGGGCCGGAGCGGCGGGGACCCGAACCGCTACCGGCCCAGGGGGCTGCCCAGCAAGTACTAG
- the SAAL1 gene encoding protein SAAL1 — MDRNPSPPCSDAEEEEGDAVGNTVYSKHWLFSVLTRLIEVIAPAEPDPAASPEGARTELDEEMENDICKVWDMSMDEDVALFLQEFNAPDIFMGVFAKSKCPRLTEICVGILGNMACFQDICMSISKDENLGQVLLQRLCDSDSPTLLETSRLLLTCLSQPEVANVWVERIRENPSVYDCVCFIMSSSTNVELLVKVGEVVDKLFDLDEELMLSWIKNGTCRSVGPSVDDSPEELPDFKIVPCILEAAKQVRSDNPEGLDVYMHILQLLTTVDEGIQAIVQAPDGGKDTWSLLYDLVCQELCQPDDPPIIVQEQKTVLASILSVLSAMFASQTEQEYTRMRKNMPLIGSLIRILQYMEGCGKRAVDNSKESEQDDTGKTDVNEEDFHLKILKDICCELLSNMLQELTKENTLEGLHQGHLNEQTCSCAFQNLLPLYFASVESFLEVLREADQTLADNLEKRFPSLKVHT; from the exons ATGGACCGCAACCCGTCGCCGCCGTGCAGCGatgcggaggaggaggagggggacgCGGTGGGGAACACGGTGTACAGCAAGCACTGGCTCTTCAGCGTCCTCACTCGCCTCATCGAG GTCATCGCCCCCGCGGAGCCGGATCCCGCCGCCAGCCCCGAGGGAGCCCGGACGGAGCTGGACGAGGAGATGGAGAATGACATCTGCAAGGTGTGGGACATGTCGATGGACGAG GATGTTGCTTTATTTCTTCAGGAGTTCAACGCCCCCGATATATTCATGGGAGTTTTTGCCAAGTCCAAATGCCCTCGCCTGACT GAGATCTGTGTGGGAATATTAGGGAATATGGCCTGTTTCCAGGACATCTGCATGTCCATTAGCAAGGATGAGAATCTTGG CCAAGTGTTACTGCAACGTTTGTGTGATTCAGACTCCCCAACTCTCCTGGAAACAAGCAG GTTGTTGTTAACTTGCCTCTCCCAGCCTGAGGTGGCCAATGTCTGGGTGGAGAGGATCCGAGAAAATCCTTCTGTGTATGACTGTGTTTGCTTTATCATGTCCAGCTCTACAAATG TTGAATTGCTGGTGAAAGTGGGTGAAGTGGTGGACAAGCTCTTTGATCTGGATGAGGAGCTGATGTTAAGCTGGATCAAAAACGGCACTTGTCGCTCTGTGGGACCATCTGTAGATGATTCCCCTGAAGAGCTTCCAGACTTTAAGATTGTGCCTTGTATCCTTGAAGCAGCCAAGCAAGTCCG GTCAGATAACCCAGAAGGACTGGATGTGTATATGCATatcctgcagctcctgaccACAGTGGATGAGGGTATCCAGGCTATTG TGCAGGCTCCTGACGGAGGAAAAGATACTTGGAGTTTGCTTTATGACCTGGTttgccaggagctgtgccagccagaTGATCCACCGATCATTGTGCAGGAGCAGAAGACTGTGCTGGCCTCCATTTTGTCCGTGCTGTCTGCCATGTTTGCTTCACAGACAGAGCAGGAATACACCAGGATGAGGAAAA ATATGCCACTGATTGGGAGCTTGATTCGTATTTTACAATACATGGagggctgtgggaagagagCTGTTGATAACTCCAAGGAGTCTGAGCAGGATGACACTGGAAAGACTGATGTAAATGAGGAagatttccatttaaaaattttgaagGATATTTGCTGTGAATTACTTTCCAATATGCTTCAAGAACTAACCAAG GAGAATACCTTAGAAGGACTGCACCAGGGACACCTGAATGAGCAGACATGTTCCTGTGCTTTTCAGAACCTCTTACCCCTGTATTTTGCTTCG GTGGAGAGTTTCCTTGAAGTCCTGCGTGAGGCTGATCAGACACTTGCTGACAATCTAGAAAAACGTTTCCCAAGCCTGAAGGTTCACACCTAA